The following are encoded in a window of Paenibacillaceae bacterium GAS479 genomic DNA:
- a CDS encoding LSU ribosomal protein L10P — MANTKVIESKQQQVDEISAKLKASTTTVVADYRGLNVAQVTELRKQLREAGIEFQVLKNSLVRRATESAEMAALNEVLTGPTAIAFGGDDVVAPAKIINDFAKKNDALKVKGGVLEGQVVDAAQIKALAELPSRDGLLSMLLSVLQAPMRNFALAVKAVSEKQEAQA, encoded by the coding sequence ATGGCAAATACAAAAGTAATCGAGTCTAAGCAACAGCAAGTGGATGAAATCTCCGCTAAGCTTAAAGCTAGCACGACTACGGTCGTAGCAGACTACCGTGGACTTAACGTTGCTCAAGTAACGGAACTGCGTAAGCAGCTTCGCGAAGCGGGCATCGAGTTCCAAGTTCTGAAGAACTCTCTCGTTCGTCGTGCGACGGAATCCGCTGAAATGGCGGCTCTGAACGAGGTTCTGACGGGACCAACGGCGATCGCCTTCGGCGGCGACGACGTGGTAGCTCCTGCAAAGATCATCAACGACTTCGCTAAGAAAAACGACGCTCTGAAAGTTAAAGGCGGCGTCCTGGAAGGTCAAGTTGTTGATGCGGCCCAAATCAAAGCACTGGCTGAACTGCCGTCCCGCGACGGTCTTCTGTCCATGCTCCTCAGCGTCCTTCAAGCTCCTATGCGCAACTTTGCCCTCGCGGTCAAAGCTGTGTCCGAAAAGCAAGAGGCGCAAGCTTAA
- a CDS encoding 16S rRNA (guanine1207-N2)-methyltransferase: MSDHYYSRKPGVHENRQEHETKLRGFAFRFLTDNGVFSKGGIDYGSRFLIEQMQIGESDRILDVGCGYGPIGLTAAQLAPRGKVVMLDINERAIELATENARRNGITNTDIRQSDLYESVGTETFDIILTNPPIRAGKAVVHRIFEEGATLLRPGGSMWVVIQKKQGAPSAEAKLQGLFGKVIEVGKDKGFRIFKAIKAETPQK, translated from the coding sequence ATGTCGGATCACTACTATTCCAGAAAGCCTGGTGTGCATGAGAACCGGCAGGAGCATGAAACGAAGCTTCGCGGCTTCGCCTTTCGCTTCCTGACCGATAATGGAGTTTTCTCCAAAGGAGGTATCGATTACGGCAGCCGTTTTTTGATCGAGCAAATGCAGATCGGAGAGTCTGATCGAATTTTGGATGTTGGCTGCGGTTACGGACCAATCGGACTGACGGCGGCTCAGCTCGCCCCTCGCGGGAAAGTTGTTATGCTCGACATCAATGAACGTGCAATTGAGCTAGCAACGGAGAATGCACGACGCAATGGTATTACCAATACAGACATTCGTCAGAGCGATTTATACGAGTCTGTTGGGACGGAGACCTTTGATATTATACTGACCAATCCGCCGATTCGAGCCGGCAAAGCGGTTGTACATCGGATTTTTGAAGAAGGTGCTACGTTGCTGCGACCTGGCGGGAGTATGTGGGTCGTTATACAAAAGAAGCAAGGAGCGCCATCGGCAGAAGCCAAACTGCAGGGGCTGTTTGGTAAAGTGATTGAAGTCGGCAAAGATAAAGGATTCCGGATTTTCAAGGCTATTAAGGCAGAAACGCCTCAGAAGTAA
- a CDS encoding LSU ribosomal protein L12P yields the protein MSKEQILEAIKGMNVLELNDLVKAIEEEFGVTAAAPTVVAAGGGAAEAEEQSEFDVILTSAGASKINVIKVVRELTGLGLKEAKEVVDNAPKAIKEKVSKEDAEALKAKLEEAGAAVEVK from the coding sequence ATGAGCAAAGAGCAAATTCTTGAAGCCATCAAAGGCATGAACGTTCTGGAACTGAACGATCTTGTAAAAGCAATCGAAGAAGAATTCGGCGTAACAGCTGCTGCACCTACAGTTGTAGCTGCTGGCGGCGGCGCTGCAGAAGCTGAAGAACAATCCGAGTTTGACGTAATTCTGACAAGCGCTGGCGCTTCCAAAATCAACGTCATCAAAGTTGTTCGCGAACTGACAGGTCTTGGCCTGAAAGAAGCAAAAGAAGTTGTAGACAACGCTCCAAAAGCAATCAAAGAAAAAGTATCCAAAGAAGATGCAGAAGCTCTGAAAGCGAAGCTGGAAGAAGCCGGCGCAGCTGTAGAAGTTAAGTAA
- a CDS encoding LSU ribosomal protein L1P encodes MAKQGKKYQEAAKLINSEATYEPAEAIELVKKAASAKFDESVEVAVRLGVDPRKQDQAVRGVVVLPHGTGKTKRVLVFAKGEKAKEAEAAGADFVGDADMINKIQQGWFEFDVCVATPDMMAEVGKLGRILGGKGLMPNPKAGTVTFDVTKAVQEIKAGKIEYRLDRAGQIHAPIGKVSFDAEKLNENLKALMDALNRAKPASAKGIYLKNIAVSSTMGPGARVNVSVFR; translated from the coding sequence ATGGCAAAGCAAGGCAAGAAATACCAAGAAGCTGCTAAGCTGATCAATAGCGAAGCGACTTACGAGCCGGCTGAAGCAATCGAGCTCGTGAAAAAAGCTGCATCCGCCAAATTCGACGAGTCCGTCGAAGTGGCAGTCCGTCTGGGCGTTGACCCGCGGAAACAAGACCAAGCCGTTCGTGGCGTCGTTGTACTGCCGCACGGAACTGGTAAAACTAAGCGCGTCCTCGTATTCGCTAAAGGCGAAAAAGCGAAGGAAGCCGAAGCTGCAGGTGCTGACTTTGTTGGCGATGCAGATATGATCAACAAAATTCAACAAGGCTGGTTCGAATTCGATGTCTGCGTGGCTACACCTGACATGATGGCTGAAGTCGGCAAACTCGGACGTATTCTCGGTGGTAAAGGCCTTATGCCTAACCCTAAAGCCGGTACGGTAACGTTCGACGTGACGAAGGCTGTTCAGGAGATTAAAGCCGGTAAGATCGAATACCGTCTTGACCGTGCAGGTCAAATCCATGCTCCAATCGGTAAAGTATCGTTCGATGCTGAAAAGCTGAACGAGAACCTCAAAGCTCTTATGGACGCTTTGAACCGTGCGAAGCCGGCATCCGCCAAAGGGATTTACCTGAAAAACATCGCTGTATCTTCGACAATGGGACCTGGCGCTCGCGTCAACGTTTCCGTATTCCGCTAA